From a region of the Mycobacterium sp. SMC-8 genome:
- a CDS encoding amidase gives MDFDEYRAQDATGLAQLVADRQVSADELMAVARARAAEVNPRINAIVRDVAADPATAAPGPFAGVPFLIKDLAQDYAGVPSSRGSRALMSTPAREHATIVQRWIDAGLVIFGKTNTPEFGAKGITEPVAWGPARNPWDRSRTPGGSSGGSAAAVAAGIVPCAGANDGGGSIRIPAACCGLVGLKPSRGLTPMGPETGESMHGSAVQGVVSRTVRDTAAMLDVISGGEPWGPFAPAIPNAPFASCVGQDPGRLHIGVRVPTAITPSPHREAFAAVEATVRTLTELGHHVEELPQAPFDDAALARDFLLTWFVYTAWELEDAKRLTGAGDDAFERDTLILAAIGRATSSVDYVDAVQRRHEHTRRLTAYFESYDLLLTPTLATPPPTIGEFDLPVVLQKASDVLLKTRTASLLRFTKLVDDIVDKNLGWVPYTQLANITGRPAISLPLHWTADGLPFGVQFVAPLDGESLLIRLAAQLERATPWIDRVPPV, from the coding sequence GTGGATTTTGATGAATACCGCGCCCAGGACGCGACCGGCCTGGCTCAGCTGGTGGCCGACAGACAGGTGAGCGCCGACGAGTTGATGGCCGTCGCGCGCGCCCGCGCTGCCGAGGTGAACCCGCGGATCAACGCGATCGTGCGCGACGTGGCGGCCGACCCCGCCACGGCGGCCCCCGGCCCGTTCGCCGGCGTGCCGTTCCTGATCAAGGACCTTGCGCAGGACTACGCAGGCGTGCCCAGTTCACGCGGGTCCCGCGCGCTGATGTCGACGCCGGCGCGCGAGCACGCGACGATCGTGCAGCGCTGGATCGACGCCGGCCTGGTCATCTTCGGTAAAACCAACACCCCGGAATTCGGCGCCAAGGGAATCACCGAACCCGTCGCATGGGGTCCGGCGCGCAATCCATGGGACCGCAGCCGCACCCCGGGCGGGTCCTCGGGCGGTTCCGCTGCCGCCGTCGCTGCGGGGATCGTGCCGTGCGCGGGCGCGAACGACGGTGGCGGATCGATCCGTATCCCGGCGGCCTGCTGCGGATTGGTCGGCTTGAAGCCGAGTCGCGGGCTGACGCCGATGGGGCCGGAGACCGGCGAGTCGATGCACGGATCGGCGGTGCAGGGGGTCGTGTCGCGCACCGTCCGCGACACCGCCGCGATGCTCGATGTCATCAGCGGCGGCGAACCCTGGGGCCCGTTCGCACCCGCAATCCCGAACGCGCCCTTCGCTTCCTGCGTCGGACAAGATCCCGGCCGGCTGCACATCGGGGTACGGGTCCCGACGGCGATCACGCCTTCACCGCACCGTGAGGCGTTCGCCGCGGTTGAGGCGACCGTGCGCACGCTGACCGAACTCGGGCACCACGTCGAGGAGCTACCGCAGGCCCCGTTCGACGACGCAGCACTGGCCCGCGATTTTCTCCTGACCTGGTTCGTCTACACCGCTTGGGAATTGGAGGATGCGAAGCGGCTCACCGGCGCCGGAGACGACGCTTTCGAGCGGGATACCCTGATCCTGGCCGCGATCGGTCGCGCCACCAGCAGCGTCGACTACGTCGACGCGGTGCAGCGCCGCCACGAGCACACCCGGCGTCTGACCGCCTACTTCGAGTCGTACGACCTGCTGCTGACTCCGACGCTGGCCACTCCCCCGCCGACCATTGGTGAGTTCGACCTGCCGGTGGTGTTGCAGAAAGCCTCGGACGTGTTGCTCAAAACGCGCACCGCGAGCCTGCTGCGCTTCACCAAGCTCGTCGACGACATCGTCGACAAGAACCTCGGCTGGGTGCCGTACACCCAGTTGGCGAATATCACCGGCCGCCCGGCGATTTCGCTGCCGTTGCACTGGACCGCAGACGGCCTGCCGTTCGGTGTGCAGTTCGTCGCACCGCTTGACGGTGAGTCACTGCTGATCCGGCTGGCGGCCCAGCTGGAGCGGGCGACGCCGTGGATCGACCGGGTGCCACCGGTGTGA
- a CDS encoding energy-coupling factor ABC transporter permease, producing the protein MHIEPGIVEGAKIVLSYATAAGVGAYALTAMGKHVKDRGAGSLMLGAAATTALTLVFFQVLPHYPVGVSEVHLILGSTLFLLFGAAPAAFGLSLGLLIQGMAFAPFDLPQYGMNLTTLLVPLFALQYVAGRTIAPDTRYVDLKYRQALALSATYQAGIVSWVAFWALYGEGFTAEAVSSVAIFGAAYLLVIIVEPLADLGVLAGAKSLERLKNGAWLEPRLFNPA; encoded by the coding sequence ATGCACATCGAGCCAGGAATCGTCGAAGGCGCGAAGATCGTCCTCAGCTACGCCACAGCGGCCGGCGTCGGCGCCTATGCGCTGACCGCGATGGGCAAGCACGTCAAAGACCGCGGCGCAGGGTCTTTGATGCTGGGCGCAGCGGCGACCACCGCGCTGACACTCGTGTTCTTCCAGGTTCTCCCGCACTACCCGGTGGGGGTGTCCGAGGTGCACCTGATCCTGGGTTCCACGCTTTTTCTGCTGTTCGGCGCGGCGCCGGCGGCGTTCGGGCTCTCGCTCGGCCTCCTCATACAGGGCATGGCCTTCGCCCCGTTCGACCTTCCGCAATACGGCATGAACCTCACCACGCTGTTGGTTCCGCTGTTCGCGCTCCAGTACGTGGCGGGCAGGACGATCGCACCCGACACCCGCTACGTCGACCTCAAATACCGCCAAGCCCTTGCGCTTTCGGCCACCTACCAGGCCGGCATCGTGTCCTGGGTGGCGTTCTGGGCGCTCTACGGGGAGGGCTTCACGGCCGAAGCGGTCAGCAGTGTGGCGATCTTCGGGGCCGCCTACCTGCTGGTGATCATCGTCGAACCACTCGCCGACCTCGGTGTGCTGGCCGGCGCGAAGTCCCTGGAGCGGCTCAAGAACGGTGCATGGCTGGAGCCGCGGCTGTTCAACCCGGCGTGA
- a CDS encoding nitrile hydratase accessory protein: MKLHSTCTTDQAAPSFDHDWQRRAFGLALALSEFGHYPWSDFQQSLIDTIGAWEASAETDRGEWQYYDHWVTALEDVVQQRELLTKPLATDDGDHAVSDDHH; the protein is encoded by the coding sequence ATGAAACTGCACAGCACCTGCACCACCGATCAGGCTGCCCCGTCCTTCGACCACGACTGGCAGCGCCGAGCCTTCGGGCTGGCCCTGGCGCTGTCGGAGTTCGGGCACTACCCGTGGAGTGACTTCCAGCAGAGCCTGATCGACACGATCGGTGCGTGGGAGGCGTCCGCGGAGACCGACCGCGGCGAATGGCAGTACTACGACCACTGGGTCACCGCGCTGGAAGACGTTGTGCAACAGCGAGAGCTGCTCACCAAACCCCTTGCTACCGACGACGGTGACCACGCGGTCTCCGACGACCACCATTGA